Proteins encoded together in one Rossellomorea sp. y25 window:
- a CDS encoding methionine ABC transporter ATP-binding protein → MIEIRNLVKTYSTKKQTVVGVDNVSVKIEKGEIFGIVGYSGAGKSSLIRCLNLLETPTSGEIIIDGQDFTKLTSKQLRLARQKTSMIFQHFHLIKSKTVFDNLAFALKAASVPKAKIKPRVVELLEMVGLSDKADAYPAQLSGGQKQRVGIARALANNPSVLLCDEATSALDPNTTKSILKLLKKINKELGLTIVLITHEMEVVKEICDRMAVMQDGKIVEEGPVYDLFAEPKQPLTKQFIETILQFELPPHLVESRKGKLIKIQFKGSIAEESVVSEVFQKYKVRGNILHGKIEYIQEVPLGIFIMELIGSHEEIEAAIRYITLKTQSLEVLENAA, encoded by the coding sequence TTGATCGAGATTCGAAATCTAGTTAAAACCTACAGTACAAAAAAGCAAACGGTGGTCGGTGTCGATAACGTTTCCGTAAAAATCGAAAAGGGTGAGATTTTTGGAATCGTCGGATACAGTGGAGCGGGGAAGAGTTCACTCATTCGCTGCCTGAATTTATTAGAAACCCCTACATCAGGAGAAATCATCATTGACGGACAGGATTTCACGAAACTCACGTCCAAACAATTAAGACTCGCCCGTCAAAAAACGAGCATGATCTTTCAACATTTTCACTTGATCAAATCCAAAACGGTGTTTGACAATCTGGCTTTTGCCTTGAAAGCGGCTAGTGTACCTAAAGCGAAAATCAAGCCCAGAGTCGTCGAGCTCCTTGAGATGGTCGGTCTATCGGACAAAGCAGATGCGTACCCGGCCCAGCTCAGCGGAGGACAAAAGCAAAGAGTCGGGATTGCGAGAGCCCTTGCGAATAACCCATCGGTTTTACTTTGCGACGAAGCGACCTCGGCACTCGATCCGAATACAACGAAATCAATCTTGAAACTATTGAAAAAGATTAATAAAGAACTAGGTTTGACCATCGTCCTCATCACCCACGAGATGGAAGTGGTGAAAGAAATCTGTGACCGGATGGCCGTGATGCAGGACGGGAAAATCGTGGAGGAAGGGCCGGTTTACGACCTGTTTGCAGAACCTAAGCAGCCTTTAACGAAGCAATTCATTGAAACAATCCTTCAATTTGAACTACCGCCGCACCTCGTGGAATCAAGGAAAGGAAAACTGATCAAAATCCAATTCAAAGGATCGATCGCAGAGGAAAGCGTCGTATCGGAAGTGTTCCAGAAATACAAGGTGCGAGGCAATATCCTACACGGCAAGATCGAATACATTCAGGAAGTTCCACTCGGGATTTTTATCATGGAACTGATCGGCTCCCATGAAGAAATCGAAGCCGCGATCCGGTATATCACGTTGAAGACACAGAGCTTGGAGGTGCTTGAGAATGCTGCCTGA
- a CDS encoding DUF2922 domain-containing protein: MAKVLELEFQTETGKPAKLTINDPIEPIDTVAVKSAMDNLIATNVFGSSNGALVSVEGARVVERNVTDYEVM; the protein is encoded by the coding sequence ATGGCAAAAGTATTAGAACTGGAATTCCAAACGGAAACGGGGAAGCCGGCGAAACTAACCATCAATGACCCAATCGAGCCGATTGATACTGTGGCGGTGAAATCAGCGATGGATAACCTGATCGCGACCAATGTGTTTGGAAGTTCCAATGGTGCACTCGTGAGTGTGGAAGGAGCCCGTGTGGTAGAACGTAATGTGACGGATTATGAAGTAATGTAA
- a CDS encoding GntR family transcriptional regulator, with protein MKETQEAKALHSHVKEEIIHMIKNKEYAPNTKLPTEAEFCEKFNVSRTTIRTALQQLTLEGYVYREQGRGTFVAEEKVSQILSSTIDNYTEQLRLQGKKPKIKVLSMNVIPAESTVEKALELKNGDPVNRLERIRYSDGLPLQYEVAYLPWYKTPGLDKDECERSLYKLLETQFEIKIKKTIETIELFLADERVAGKLEVPEGTPCFMIETTAYVEDGSVIEFSKAIFRGDKASFLVERTY; from the coding sequence ATGAAAGAGACACAAGAAGCAAAGGCCCTGCATTCGCATGTAAAAGAAGAAATCATCCACATGATTAAAAATAAAGAATATGCGCCGAATACAAAACTGCCGACAGAGGCGGAGTTTTGCGAAAAGTTTAATGTCAGCCGTACGACGATCCGGACGGCGCTCCAGCAGCTGACACTTGAAGGTTACGTGTATCGTGAGCAAGGAAGAGGAACCTTTGTCGCAGAAGAGAAAGTCAGTCAAATCCTGTCCTCGACGATCGACAACTACACAGAGCAACTGCGATTACAAGGTAAGAAACCTAAGATCAAGGTACTGAGCATGAATGTCATCCCGGCAGAATCCACAGTGGAAAAAGCGTTGGAATTGAAGAATGGAGATCCCGTCAATCGGTTAGAGAGGATCCGATATTCAGACGGGCTGCCCCTGCAATATGAGGTGGCCTATCTGCCCTGGTACAAGACGCCAGGCCTTGATAAAGACGAATGTGAAAGATCTCTTTACAAGCTCCTGGAAACACAGTTTGAGATAAAAATTAAAAAAACCATCGAAACCATCGAGCTATTTTTAGCAGATGAGCGAGTGGCAGGGAAGCTTGAGGTACCAGAGGGGACACCTTGCTTTATGATCGAAACGACAGCTTATGTAGAGGATGGATCCGTGATCGAATTTTCCAAAGCGATCTTCAGAGGAGATAAAGCGAGCTTTCTTGTAGAAAGAACCTATTAG
- a CDS encoding PTS sugar transporter subunit IIB: MNIMLVCSAGMSTSMLVQKMRKAAEEKGLEATINATSEADLSNHLDKLDVILIGPQVRYLSSKIIEKAEPYHIKVDVIDGMHYGMMNGAKVLEQAEGLLGK; this comes from the coding sequence ATGAATATCATGCTGGTCTGCTCGGCAGGCATGTCAACGAGTATGTTAGTCCAAAAAATGCGGAAAGCCGCTGAAGAAAAAGGCCTTGAAGCCACCATTAATGCTACATCTGAAGCTGACTTAAGCAATCATTTAGATAAACTGGACGTCATCCTGATCGGACCTCAAGTCCGCTATCTATCTTCTAAAATCATTGAAAAGGCAGAGCCTTATCATATTAAGGTAGATGTCATCGATGGGATGCACTATGGAATGATGAATGGTGCGAAGGTGTTAGAGCAGGCAGAAGGGCTGTTGGGAAAATAA
- the chbG gene encoding chitin disaccharide deacetylase: protein MRNVIVNADDFGLCRGVNYGIVDSHRFGIVNSTTMLVNMPGTLHALELAKVFPELKVGIHLTLTCGRPVSAGVPSLQDERGFFRYTSRIFEEKEINVDEVEMEWEAQVDKFLSFGLPLSHIDSHHHVHSFRPLIPVVKRLSERFGVPVRNVFGDKGGEMDVLTDRFSMDFYGDGVSVEGLKRILDSRDGGETLEIMCHPAYVDSYLKMNSSYCEQRLRELDVLTVIKEWTF, encoded by the coding sequence ATGAGGAACGTGATCGTCAATGCAGATGACTTTGGTTTATGCCGGGGAGTGAACTATGGCATCGTTGATAGTCACCGGTTTGGAATTGTCAACTCAACAACGATGCTTGTCAATATGCCCGGGACTCTGCATGCGTTGGAATTGGCGAAGGTTTTTCCTGAATTAAAGGTTGGGATCCATTTAACACTGACATGCGGGAGACCGGTTTCGGCCGGGGTACCATCACTACAGGATGAAAGAGGCTTTTTCCGTTACACCAGCAGGATTTTTGAAGAAAAAGAAATCAATGTGGATGAGGTTGAAATGGAGTGGGAGGCTCAGGTGGATAAATTTCTATCATTCGGTCTGCCCCTTTCTCATATTGACAGTCATCATCATGTTCATAGCTTTCGACCACTGATCCCGGTGGTGAAGAGATTGTCAGAGCGCTTTGGGGTACCGGTCCGGAATGTTTTTGGTGATAAGGGTGGCGAAATGGATGTGTTAACCGATCGGTTCTCGATGGACTTTTATGGGGACGGAGTGTCGGTTGAAGGATTGAAGAGGATTTTGGACAGCAGGGATGGAGGTGAGACGCTTGAGATTATGTGTCATCCGGCTTATGTTGATTCCTATTTGAAGATGAATTCTTCTTATTGTGAGCAGCGGTTGAGGGAGTTGGATGTGTTGACAGTGATTAAGGAGTGGACGTTTTAG
- a CDS encoding MetQ/NlpA family ABC transporter substrate-binding protein, which translates to MKKWILFVALAVTMSILAACGGDEASSSAEDKKEVTIGATSGPYSDMVTKAIKPGLEEKGYTVEVKEFSDYIQPNNALAQGDLDANLFQHKIYMETFAKQHNMDLSEVIVVPTAPMGIYSQKFDSIENIKEGSAIAIPNDPTNAARAFQILEDAKLITLKPDTDPLTVSEKDIAENVKNLQFKPIEAAQLPRAVDSVDLSAVPGNYALAADMDLLDALQLEDMPDQYRNRVVVNTKDVDSQLAKDIKAVVEADEFEKIIDEEFKGFGKPEWME; encoded by the coding sequence GTGAAAAAGTGGATTTTATTTGTAGCATTAGCGGTAACAATGAGCATTCTTGCAGCTTGCGGAGGGGACGAAGCAAGTTCAAGCGCGGAAGATAAAAAAGAGGTGACGATCGGAGCGACATCCGGACCATACAGTGATATGGTGACAAAAGCGATCAAGCCCGGTCTTGAAGAAAAAGGATACACGGTTGAAGTGAAGGAGTTCAGTGATTACATCCAGCCGAACAACGCGCTTGCCCAGGGAGATCTGGATGCGAACCTTTTCCAGCATAAGATCTACATGGAAACCTTTGCGAAGCAGCATAACATGGACTTATCCGAAGTAATTGTCGTGCCAACGGCTCCAATGGGAATCTACTCACAGAAATTCGATTCGATTGAAAACATAAAAGAAGGCAGTGCCATTGCCATTCCTAATGATCCGACGAACGCAGCACGGGCGTTTCAAATTCTGGAGGATGCTAAGCTGATCACGTTAAAGCCGGATACAGATCCATTGACTGTTTCAGAAAAAGATATTGCAGAAAACGTGAAAAACCTGCAATTCAAACCAATCGAAGCAGCACAGCTGCCAAGGGCCGTTGACAGTGTTGATCTATCTGCGGTTCCAGGGAACTACGCACTTGCTGCCGATATGGACTTACTTGATGCACTTCAGCTGGAGGACATGCCTGATCAGTATCGAAACCGAGTGGTTGTAAATACGAAGGACGTTGACTCACAACTGGCGAAAGACATCAAAGCAGTCGTCGAAGCAGACGAATTCGAGAAAATCATCGACGAAGAATTCAAAGGGTTCGGTAAGCCTGAGTGGATGGAGTAG
- a CDS encoding Glu/Leu/Phe/Val dehydrogenase, whose product MISQTRDIVQKSLDALLEDESFLPEVKSETRKKAFTSLTSILSTPNHVHKSYLRIPLEDEKVVRIPAFRVQHNNALGPYKGGIRFHETVNEEEVVNLASLMTLKNALHDVPFGGGKGGIILNPREYSEKELHLIARKYVQYFSDVLGPDKDIPAPDMGSGEREMDWMMAEYKSIRPGMPYRGSFTGKSVVNGGSLGRREATGKGVFFTFRYLVHDFVKEQKSLLTKTDNVFAKTALDFEDRPLTISVQGFGNVGSVAALEAYQSTHLQNKVVAVSDRNVTLFNSDGLDIPALVEFTMKNKGDLPTKDEQLKEIGVKAEVRGREEVLYLDVDVLMLAALEDQVHKENVEKVKARIIVEGANAPITTEADKYLSDKGVIIIPDILANAGGVIVSYFEWLQGRETQFYTEEEVFNLLYDKMKSTMDTVLPLFFGDPFPLRQNCYIHSVMKLSTVLYRQGKLY is encoded by the coding sequence TTGATCAGCCAAACAAGAGATATTGTTCAGAAGTCATTGGATGCTTTATTAGAGGACGAATCTTTTTTACCTGAAGTGAAAAGTGAGACAAGAAAGAAAGCGTTTACGTCTTTGACTTCCATTCTGTCGACACCGAATCACGTACATAAATCGTATTTACGGATTCCGTTGGAGGACGAGAAGGTGGTCCGTATCCCCGCTTTCCGTGTTCAGCACAATAATGCCCTCGGGCCTTATAAGGGAGGGATACGTTTTCACGAAACGGTGAATGAGGAAGAAGTCGTGAACCTGGCTTCTTTGATGACGTTGAAGAATGCCCTTCATGATGTTCCATTCGGTGGGGGAAAAGGCGGGATCATCCTGAATCCCCGTGAGTATTCCGAGAAGGAGCTTCATTTGATTGCGAGGAAGTATGTCCAATATTTCAGCGATGTCCTTGGACCCGATAAAGACATTCCTGCGCCTGATATGGGATCGGGAGAACGTGAAATGGACTGGATGATGGCTGAGTACAAGAGTATCCGGCCGGGGATGCCTTATAGAGGGAGCTTTACGGGAAAAAGCGTTGTGAACGGCGGTTCGTTGGGCCGGAGGGAAGCGACGGGAAAAGGTGTCTTCTTTACATTCCGCTATCTCGTTCATGATTTTGTGAAGGAACAGAAGAGTCTATTGACGAAGACGGATAATGTTTTTGCGAAAACGGCTCTGGATTTTGAGGATCGTCCCTTGACGATTTCAGTGCAGGGGTTCGGGAATGTAGGGTCGGTGGCGGCACTTGAAGCCTATCAATCCACTCATTTACAGAATAAAGTGGTGGCGGTGAGTGACCGGAATGTTACGTTGTTTAACTCGGATGGTCTTGATATTCCGGCATTGGTTGAGTTTACGATGAAGAATAAAGGAGATCTTCCCACGAAGGATGAACAGCTGAAGGAAATCGGCGTGAAGGCTGAGGTCCGTGGTCGTGAAGAGGTTCTGTACCTGGATGTGGACGTTCTGATGTTAGCGGCGTTAGAGGATCAGGTACACAAGGAAAACGTGGAAAAAGTGAAAGCAAGAATCATCGTGGAAGGAGCCAATGCTCCAATCACAACGGAAGCGGATAAATATTTAAGTGATAAAGGAGTCATTATCATCCCCGATATCCTGGCCAATGCCGGAGGGGTCATCGTCTCCTACTTTGAATGGCTGCAAGGACGGGAAACCCAGTTCTACACAGAGGAAGAAGTATTCAACCTCCTCTACGACAAAATGAAATCAACCATGGACACCGTCCTGCCGCTATTCTTCGGCGATCCATTCCCACTGCGCCAAAACTGCTACATCCACTCCGTCATGAAACTATCGACGGTTCTATACAGGCAAGGAAAACTTTATTAA
- a CDS encoding RNA polymerase sigma factor encodes MSNNRLVADWFRLYSDPIYTFLVYRMGTTDVEDLVQEVFIRALNSVESFEGKANPKTWLYSIARNLALDELRKKKRNKWSITSFSPINHEAASLETPESLYFLNEGSRELLTTIQKLKSNYRDVVVLKGINGFDVKETATILGWTENKVRITYHRTCKKLQSITGGYTNEES; translated from the coding sequence ATGTCCAACAATAGATTGGTCGCAGATTGGTTTCGGCTTTACAGTGATCCTATATATACATTCTTGGTATATCGAATGGGTACCACTGATGTGGAAGATCTTGTTCAGGAAGTATTCATTCGGGCACTGAATTCCGTGGAATCGTTTGAGGGAAAAGCGAATCCGAAAACATGGTTATATTCCATTGCCAGGAATCTGGCCCTTGATGAACTGAGAAAGAAGAAGAGGAATAAATGGTCCATTACATCTTTTTCCCCAATAAATCATGAAGCCGCTTCATTAGAAACACCGGAATCTCTTTATTTTCTGAATGAAGGAAGTCGCGAACTTCTAACCACTATTCAGAAGCTTAAATCTAATTATCGGGATGTGGTGGTTTTAAAAGGAATAAATGGCTTTGATGTAAAAGAAACGGCCACCATTCTTGGGTGGACGGAGAATAAAGTTCGGATCACCTATCACCGTACGTGTAAAAAGCTTCAATCCATAACAGGAGGATATACAAATGAAGAATCATAA
- the celB gene encoding PTS cellobiose transporter subunit IIC — MSKVMGFMESKFMPIAGRIGSQRHLVAIRDGFVSIMPLIIVGSLAVLLNNLPIDAFQNFMVSVFGESWKSVGGNMWNGSFAILGLLVAASISYHLAKSYHIDGLSAALVSIASLIILTPVTEDWGISYAWTGAQGIFVAVITSLLVTELFKVLIRSKFTISMPDGVPEGVVKSFKALIPATIILILIGLIQALLTSFAEKSIFEIVFTVVQEPLQAVSNSLPSAIVVAFLNHFLWFFGLHGTNILGPIIEPIYLPLIEKNQQLFADGMSAFDVPYIVTKPFFDAYVYMGGSGTTIALIIAIFLVVKTKHYRTVGKLSAAPGVFNINEPVIFGLPIVLNPLMFIPFLLVPVVLTVTSYLALSLGIVPKTVAIVPWTTPPIISGYLVTGGSWSGIVLQLVNLTIATLMYIPFLLASERAQLKKTTETSDKIA, encoded by the coding sequence ATGAGTAAAGTAATGGGGTTTATGGAAAGCAAGTTTATGCCTATTGCAGGAAGAATCGGGTCCCAACGACATCTCGTTGCCATCCGTGATGGATTCGTTTCGATCATGCCGCTGATCATCGTGGGATCTTTGGCTGTCTTATTAAATAATCTGCCGATTGATGCCTTTCAAAATTTTATGGTCTCTGTATTCGGCGAAAGCTGGAAATCCGTCGGGGGGAATATGTGGAATGGATCATTCGCCATCCTCGGACTGCTCGTCGCTGCATCCATCAGTTATCATTTAGCCAAGTCCTATCATATCGATGGGTTGTCAGCAGCATTAGTATCGATAGCTTCACTCATCATCCTCACACCGGTAACAGAAGACTGGGGGATTTCCTACGCCTGGACCGGAGCACAAGGGATATTCGTCGCCGTGATCACGTCCCTCCTTGTCACAGAATTATTCAAAGTGTTGATTCGCTCGAAGTTTACGATCAGTATGCCGGACGGTGTACCTGAAGGGGTAGTGAAATCATTCAAAGCTCTGATCCCGGCTACGATCATTTTGATTCTTATTGGTCTCATTCAAGCTCTCTTAACTTCTTTTGCAGAGAAAAGTATATTCGAAATCGTGTTTACGGTGGTTCAGGAACCATTGCAAGCCGTCTCAAACTCACTGCCATCAGCTATTGTTGTAGCCTTCTTAAATCATTTCCTTTGGTTCTTTGGCTTACATGGCACAAACATATTAGGTCCGATCATCGAACCGATCTACCTTCCTTTAATTGAAAAAAATCAGCAGCTGTTCGCAGATGGTATGAGTGCCTTTGACGTGCCATACATTGTGACAAAGCCCTTCTTCGATGCTTATGTGTACATGGGTGGATCCGGTACGACGATCGCCTTGATCATCGCCATCTTCCTTGTGGTGAAGACAAAGCATTACCGCACAGTCGGAAAATTGTCTGCTGCACCTGGTGTCTTCAATATAAATGAACCGGTCATCTTTGGATTGCCGATCGTGTTAAACCCGCTTATGTTTATCCCGTTTTTACTGGTCCCAGTCGTGCTCACTGTTACATCTTACCTGGCACTGAGTTTAGGAATTGTACCAAAAACCGTCGCGATTGTTCCTTGGACGACACCACCGATCATCAGTGGCTACCTTGTAACGGGGGGATCCTGGAGTGGGATTGTCCTTCAACTAGTGAACCTGACGATTGCCACACTCATGTATATCCCATTCCTGCTCGCATCGGAACGGGCCCAATTAAAGAAAACAACCGAAACGAGTGATAAAATCGCATGA
- a CDS encoding 6-phospho-beta-glucosidase, with the protein MSLKVVIIGGGSSYTPEIIEGFIHRYKSFPVTDITLVDIEAGKEKLEIIGQFARRMIQKAGVPIELEWTLNRRDALIGADFVTTQIRVGGLSAREKDERIPLSHGVIGQETNGAGGIFKALRTIPVLMEICHDIQQICPHAWLINFTNPAGIVTEALLKYSTHHKVIGVCNIPFNMKNSVAEMMNCSANEVQIEFVGMNHFVFGKKVWVKGQDVTDQVLQKLIHQEVDYSPANIVSLGWSKEFLQALGMLPNPYHQYYFQRDSVLEKDLQAYRENGTRAEVVRKVEKELFIQYMKEELNEKPKELENRGGAYYSDAACSLMASIYNNSGDIQTVNTLNNGTIPDLPHDAVIEVNAVITRDGPRPIATGPLPPSVKGIIQQMKAFEELVIQAARSGEYSDAYRAMVMNPLVQNEGVARQLVDELLEAHKEFLPQFN; encoded by the coding sequence ATGTCATTAAAGGTGGTCATAATCGGAGGCGGATCAAGCTATACACCAGAAATTATCGAGGGGTTCATCCACCGATACAAATCTTTTCCTGTCACGGACATAACGCTTGTAGACATCGAAGCAGGGAAAGAGAAGCTTGAGATTATCGGGCAATTTGCTCGTCGAATGATCCAAAAAGCAGGTGTGCCTATTGAATTGGAATGGACCCTTAACCGCAGGGATGCCTTAATTGGCGCTGACTTTGTGACAACACAAATCAGGGTGGGCGGCCTCTCAGCCAGGGAAAAAGATGAACGGATACCGTTAAGTCATGGTGTCATCGGTCAGGAAACCAATGGAGCAGGCGGTATATTCAAGGCCTTGCGCACCATTCCGGTCCTAATGGAAATTTGTCATGACATCCAACAGATTTGTCCCCATGCATGGCTTATTAACTTTACCAACCCGGCAGGCATTGTTACGGAAGCCCTGCTTAAATACAGTACACATCATAAAGTCATCGGGGTGTGCAATATTCCTTTCAACATGAAAAACAGCGTCGCCGAGATGATGAATTGTTCTGCAAATGAAGTACAAATCGAGTTTGTAGGGATGAATCATTTTGTGTTTGGAAAAAAGGTTTGGGTCAAAGGTCAGGATGTCACCGATCAGGTTCTGCAAAAACTGATCCATCAAGAAGTGGATTACTCACCGGCCAACATCGTCTCACTCGGATGGTCGAAGGAATTTTTACAAGCTCTCGGGATGCTTCCCAATCCTTATCATCAATACTACTTCCAACGGGACTCTGTGTTGGAAAAGGACCTTCAAGCTTATAGAGAAAACGGTACACGGGCAGAGGTTGTTCGAAAAGTTGAAAAAGAACTTTTCATACAATATATGAAAGAGGAGTTAAATGAAAAACCAAAAGAACTGGAAAATCGAGGAGGTGCCTACTACAGTGATGCTGCCTGCAGCCTCATGGCGAGCATTTACAACAACTCAGGAGACATCCAAACCGTCAACACACTGAACAACGGAACCATCCCGGACCTGCCACACGACGCTGTCATCGAAGTAAACGCCGTCATTACGAGGGACGGACCTCGGCCAATCGCCACCGGCCCGCTGCCTCCATCTGTTAAAGGAATCATCCAACAGATGAAAGCTTTCGAAGAATTAGTGATACAAGCAGCACGATCTGGTGAGTACTCCGACGCCTACAGAGCCATGGTGATGAATCCGCTAGTACAGAACGAAGGGGTAGCAAGACAACTAGTCGATGAATTATTGGAAGCTCACAAAGAGTTTTTACCGCAATTCAATTAA
- a CDS encoding ABC transporter ATP-binding protein, producing the protein MFIQINHLNKQYLDKSGNPTDVLKEINLGIEKGEFVSILGPSGCGKSTLLSIVAGLTSSTSGEILVDGNPIKKPGKDRGMVFQQAALFPWLNVRDNVTFPLKKEMSKKVARQQAAKYLHMVQLGNYQDHYPHELSGGMQQRVAIARALSMNPEILLMDEPFGALDEQTRSRLHHQLETIWMETKKTVLFVTHSISESIKLSDRIIVMGTRPGTILADIKVDLPRPRDAHKEEMVKIEEHIMGYLKKEIDKVISEELAYEHSS; encoded by the coding sequence ATGTTTATACAGATCAACCATCTCAATAAGCAATACCTCGATAAGTCAGGAAATCCAACCGATGTACTGAAGGAGATTAATCTCGGCATAGAAAAGGGTGAGTTTGTTTCAATCCTGGGGCCTTCGGGATGTGGAAAGTCTACCCTCCTCTCCATCGTGGCAGGACTGACCTCCTCTACTTCGGGAGAAATTCTTGTAGATGGAAATCCGATCAAAAAACCCGGAAAAGACCGGGGGATGGTTTTCCAGCAGGCAGCCTTATTCCCGTGGCTGAACGTGCGGGACAACGTGACATTCCCTCTCAAAAAAGAAATGTCTAAGAAAGTGGCACGGCAACAAGCAGCTAAATACTTACATATGGTCCAGCTGGGAAACTATCAGGATCATTACCCTCATGAGCTGTCAGGAGGGATGCAGCAACGGGTGGCCATTGCCCGGGCTCTCTCCATGAACCCGGAAATCCTTCTCATGGATGAACCATTCGGCGCGCTGGATGAACAGACCCGCTCCCGTCTTCACCATCAGCTTGAAACGATCTGGATGGAAACGAAGAAAACCGTCCTGTTCGTCACACACAGTATCTCGGAATCTATTAAACTCTCAGACCGGATCATCGTCATGGGTACCCGACCTGGTACGATATTGGCGGATATCAAAGTAGATCTTCCTCGTCCACGGGATGCTCATAAAGAAGAAATGGTAAAGATCGAAGAACATATTATGGGTTATTTGAAGAAGGAAATCGACAAAGTGATAAGTGAGGAATTGGCCTATGAACACAGCTCTTAA
- a CDS encoding DUF1659 domain-containing protein, with the protein MATANLKSTRIRLAYNDGLDEKGNPKFVYKSYSYINALATADEMNSAALSLASLSSKGLSNIEKVQSFDINE; encoded by the coding sequence ATGGCAACAGCGAATTTAAAGTCTACGAGAATACGACTGGCTTACAATGATGGCCTGGACGAGAAAGGGAATCCTAAGTTTGTGTATAAATCGTACAGCTACATCAATGCACTGGCAACAGCGGATGAGATGAACAGCGCAGCTTTATCGCTGGCTAGTCTTTCATCAAAAGGATTGTCCAACATCGAGAAGGTCCAAAGCTTCGACATTAACGAGTAA
- a CDS encoding PTS lactose/cellobiose transporter subunit IIA codes for MNANLTLEEISFHIILHAGNARSSAMEALQAAKKKQFEIAEEKMAEAAKEVHQAHHYQTQLLQKEASGDTQNPTILLIHAQDHLMNAITVKELAQEIIEIHQNK; via the coding sequence ATGAATGCAAATCTGACTTTAGAAGAGATTTCTTTTCATATCATATTACATGCTGGAAACGCACGGTCTTCCGCCATGGAAGCCCTCCAAGCTGCAAAGAAGAAACAATTCGAAATAGCGGAGGAAAAAATGGCTGAAGCAGCGAAAGAAGTACATCAAGCTCACCACTATCAAACGCAATTACTACAAAAAGAAGCAAGTGGTGACACACAGAATCCTACGATTCTATTGATTCACGCCCAGGATCATCTCATGAATGCCATCACCGTTAAAGAACTGGCACAGGAAATCATCGAAATCCACCAAAACAAGTAA
- a CDS encoding methionine ABC transporter permease yields the protein MLPDSLTAILPELNKAFFETVYMVGISLGVAILVGLPLGILLFVTDKGLFLQNSLIKKVVGFAVNMVRSVPFIILLVALLPLTKLLTGTTIGPTAASVSLSVAGIPFFARMVETSLREIDKGVIEASVSVGASPWMIIKDVLLPEARPAVIQAITITTISLVAYSAMAGIVGGGGVGDLAIRFGYYRYDNTVMITTVVILICLVQLIQYTGDVFARLVDKR from the coding sequence ATGCTGCCTGATTCATTGACTGCAATTTTACCAGAATTGAATAAAGCCTTTTTTGAAACGGTCTATATGGTGGGGATTTCACTGGGAGTTGCGATTTTAGTGGGATTACCGCTCGGGATTCTTCTTTTCGTAACAGACAAAGGCTTGTTTTTACAAAATAGTTTGATCAAAAAGGTCGTTGGATTTGCCGTCAATATGGTGCGGTCGGTTCCGTTCATTATTCTATTAGTAGCACTCTTACCATTAACCAAACTATTGACCGGAACCACGATCGGACCGACGGCAGCATCCGTATCACTCTCTGTTGCGGGAATTCCATTTTTTGCGAGAATGGTAGAAACGTCATTGCGTGAGATTGATAAAGGTGTCATTGAAGCTTCGGTTTCAGTGGGGGCAAGTCCTTGGATGATCATTAAGGACGTGCTGTTACCGGAAGCACGACCGGCGGTGATTCAGGCAATCACGATTACAACGATCAGTTTAGTCGCCTATTCCGCCATGGCTGGGATCGTCGGTGGAGGCGGAGTCGGGGACCTGGCGATCCGCTTCGGATACTACCGTTATGACAACACGGTGATGATCACGACCGTCGTCATTTTAATTTGTTTAGTTCAGCTCATCCAGTATACGGGTGATGTGTTTGCACGATTAGTCGATAAACGATAA